The nucleotide sequence CGAGGGTCTCTCCCGCCAGGCCGCCCGGTCCATCGAAAACGCCAACTACGCCGCCTGGAAGCTCGGCGCCATCCCTGGCGTCAAGCTGCTGAACGAAGCGCCCTTTGGCAACGAATTCGCGGCCGTGTTCCCGGTAAACGCCAAGCAGGTGGCCCGCATGCTCATGGACGGCGGCATCGTGCCGGGCTTCCCCTTGGGCCGCTACTACCAGGGACTGGAAAACGCGCTCCTTATTTGCTGCACCGAAAAGCACGACCGCGCCGACATCGACCGCCTGGCCCGGCGGCTGGAGAACGCCTTATGAGCACCGTCTTTTCCAAATCCGTTCCCGGCCGCGAAGGCGTGTGGCCCGAAGCGCCCAAGACCGATCCCGTCGACTTCATCCCCCAGCATCTGCTGCGCGAGGGCGACGCCGGCCTGCCGTCCCTGTCCGAGCTCGACGTGGTGCGCCACTTCACGGCCCTGTCGCGCAAGAACTACGGCGTGGACTCCAACTTCTATCCGTTGGGGTCGTGCACCATGAAGTACAACCCCAAGTTCACGGAAGAAGTGGCCGCCCTGCCCGGCTTCTCGCGCCTGCATCCGCTGACCCCCCAGCTCCCGGGCGGCGGCGACATGTCGGCCGGCTGCCTGGAGGTCATGTATGAGACCGAGCGCTGCCTGTGCGAGATCACCGGCATGGCCGCCTTTACCCTGCACCCCATGGCCGGAGCCCACGGCGAACTGACCGGCGCGCTCATGATGGCCGCCTACCACGCCGACAAGGGCCACAAAAAGACCAAGATCATCTGCCCGGATTCGGCCCACGGCACCAACCCCGCCTCGGCCGCCATCGCCGGCTTTGAGGTCGTGACCATCGAATCGAAAGACGGCATCATCGACCCGGCCGCCCTGGCCGCCGTCATCGACGACGAGACCGCCGGGGTCATGATGACCGTGCCCAACACCCTTGGCCTTTTCGAGCGCCATCTGCCCGAGATCGTGGCCCTTTGCCGCAAAGTGGACGCGCTGCTCTATTACGACGGAGCCAACCTCAACGCCATCCTCGGCAAACTGCGGGTGGGCGACGCCGGCTTCGACGTGGTCCACATCAACCTGCACAAGACCTTTGCCACGCCCCACGGCGGCGGCGGCCCCGGGGCGGGGCCGGTGGGCGTGTCCGAACGCCTGATCCCGTATCTCCCCGTCTCGCGGGTGCAAAAGGACGAGGCCGGACGGTTCTCCTTAAGCTACGACCATCCCAAGTCCATCGGCTACGTGGCCCCGTTTTACGGCAACTTCGGGGTGGTGCTCAAAGCCTACGCCTACATCCTGCGCCTGGGCCGCGAGGGGCTGATTCGCGTGTCCGAGTCGGCGGTGCTGGCCGCCAACTACCTGCGCGCCCGGCTGGCCGAGGCCATCGAGGTGCCGTACAATCGCATCTGCATGCACGAATTCGTGGCCTCGGCCGCGAAGCTGGCGGCCGAGAAAAACGTGCGCGCCCTGGACATCGCCAAGGCGCTTTTGGACAAGGGCTACCACGCCCCCACCATCTACTTCCCGCTCATCGTCAAGGAAGCGCTCATGTTCGAGCCCACCGAAACCGAGAGCAAGGACACCCTGGACCAGTTCGTGGCCGATCTGCTGGACATCCTGGCCCAGGCCGAAACCGATCCCGAGGCCGTGCGCGCCTGTCCCACCACCCTGCCCGTGGGCCGGCTGGACGAGACCTACGCCGCCCGGGCCATGGAGATCACCGATGACCTCTAGCAAGCGGCTGGTGGTGGTCGGGGCCGGCCCCGGCGGCTACGAGGCCGCCCTGGCCGGCGCGGCCGCCGGGCTTGACGTGACGCTCATCGAGCGCGGCAAGCTTGGCGGAGCCTGCCTCAACTGGGGCTGCATCCCCACCAAGCACCTGCTGGCCGCCACCCTGGCCGTGGAGTGCCTGACCGCCCAGGCCAAGCAGAAGCTGGCCTCGGGCACGGTCACGCCTGATCTGGCCGCTGTCCAGGCCAAGAAAAAAAAGCTCCTGTCCGCCACCCACAACGCCATGGCCGCGCATCTGGGCAAGGTCGGCGTGCGGCTGGTCACGGGCAACCTCACCGCCGTGGCCACCGGTTCGGCCGAGGTGTCGGGCGGCGGGAGCGTGGAACACATCCCGTTTGACAGCCTTATTCTGGCCCTGGGATCGCGGCCGGCCGCCTTCCCCGGGGTCAAGCCCGACGGCAAGGCCGTGCTCGGCGTCGCGCCGGTGCTGGACTTCGAGGCCGCCCCGGAGAGCTTTGTCATTGTCGGAGCCGGGGCCATCGGCCTGGAAATCGCCACCATCTACCACCGCCTGGGGACCAAGGTGACCCTGGTCGACGCCGCGCCGCGTCTGGCCCCGGCTGAGGACCCGGACGTGTCCAAGGTCGTGGCCCAGGTGATGCGCCGCGCCGGCATCGACGCCCGGCCCGGGGTCAAGGTGGAAAGCCTGGTCACCGACGAGAACGGCCGGGCCAGGCTCACCCTGGCCGGCGGCGAGACCGTCGTGGCCGACAAGGCGCTTGTGGCCATCGGCCGCTTCGCCGCCACCATCGTGCCGGGACTGGCCGAATGCGGGGCCATGTTCGCTGACGACAACCCCAACCGGGCTTGGCTGCGCACCGACGACACCCTGCAAACCGCGCCCGGCATCTATGCCGTGGGCGACTGCAACGGCCGGGTGCTGCTGGCCCACGCCGCGTCGAGCCAGGGCGTCTACGCCGCCCGCCACGCCGCCGGCCTGGAGCCCGGACCCTACGCGCCGGGTCCCATCCCCGGCTGCTATTACGGTTCGCCCGAGATCATGCGGGTGGGGGCCATCGCCGCGCCCGGAGACACGATCTCCGAAGCGCCTTTCGTGGCCAACCCCATCGCCCAGGCCCATGCCGACACCGCCGGCTTCGCCCGGGTGGTCTGGAAGGACGGCCAGGTGGCCGGCATCACCGCCGTGGGCCATGGAGCCTCGACCATGGGCACCCTGGCCACGGTCATGGTGGCCCAGGCCTGGACGCGTGAGCAAGCCGAGGCCCTGGTTTTCCCCCATCCGGGGCTCGACGAGACCCTCAAGGCCGCCCTGCTCGGTGAAATGAAGGTCAAGGCCTAACATCCGGGGAACATTCCTTAATAAGGAGTGTTCCCCGGAGCCCTTTTCCAGAGTTTTTCAGAGACAACATCAGCTCCCTGCCCTTCTTCGGTCCTTGGACCTTCACCCAACCGGCAACAGGAATCGGGACCATGCTGCACCATCCTTTCGCCTCCCATGCCCAGGAAGCGGCCGGCCTCTCCCGCCGCGCCGTGCTCAAGGCCGGCCTCGTCGGGGCTTGCACCCTGCTGACCCCGTGCGCCGCCTGGGCCGCCACCAAAAAAGAGCACCCGGCCGACCCCAAGGCCGCGCCCAGAACACCCCCAGGCCCGGCCCCGGCCACGCCCGAACCCGGCTACTACATGGCCAACAAGGCCAAATTCATCGCCGACTTCAAGGGCGTGTGCGGCGGCGCGGAAAAATGGATGGCCGCCCGCATCCCCGCGCCCACGGCCAAGGCCGCCGCCGACGACGCCCTGCGCCGCTTCGAACTGCTGCTGCCGACCCTGCCCGACCTGGGCGGCACAGCCAACCGCAACCAGCCGTTTATCACCATGGCCGGCTGGCTCACCGCCCTGTGCCAGGCCATGCGCGAAAAAGGCATGACCGCCAAGGACTCCGGCCGGCTGCTCTACGACCTCTACGCCGCCGACTGGGCCAGCGTGCCGCCGGCCAAAGCCCAGGCCATGGGCGCGGCCCTTTTCACCCCGGCCGCCCAGGAATCCATCAAGCTCTGGGCCGAAACCACCCAGAAACGCCTGCTGCCTGGCGACTGGGTCGTGCGTTACGTCGCCCCGGACAAA is from Solidesulfovibrio magneticus RS-1 and encodes:
- the gcvPB gene encoding aminomethyl-transferring glycine dehydrogenase subunit GcvPB yields the protein MSTVFSKSVPGREGVWPEAPKTDPVDFIPQHLLREGDAGLPSLSELDVVRHFTALSRKNYGVDSNFYPLGSCTMKYNPKFTEEVAALPGFSRLHPLTPQLPGGGDMSAGCLEVMYETERCLCEITGMAAFTLHPMAGAHGELTGALMMAAYHADKGHKKTKIICPDSAHGTNPASAAIAGFEVVTIESKDGIIDPAALAAVIDDETAGVMMTVPNTLGLFERHLPEIVALCRKVDALLYYDGANLNAILGKLRVGDAGFDVVHINLHKTFATPHGGGGPGAGPVGVSERLIPYLPVSRVQKDEAGRFSLSYDHPKSIGYVAPFYGNFGVVLKAYAYILRLGREGLIRVSESAVLAANYLRARLAEAIEVPYNRICMHEFVASAAKLAAEKNVRALDIAKALLDKGYHAPTIYFPLIVKEALMFEPTETESKDTLDQFVADLLDILAQAETDPEAVRACPTTLPVGRLDETYAARAMEITDDL
- a CDS encoding dihydrolipoyl dehydrogenase family protein, whose translation is MTSSKRLVVVGAGPGGYEAALAGAAAGLDVTLIERGKLGGACLNWGCIPTKHLLAATLAVECLTAQAKQKLASGTVTPDLAAVQAKKKKLLSATHNAMAAHLGKVGVRLVTGNLTAVATGSAEVSGGGSVEHIPFDSLILALGSRPAAFPGVKPDGKAVLGVAPVLDFEAAPESFVIVGAGAIGLEIATIYHRLGTKVTLVDAAPRLAPAEDPDVSKVVAQVMRRAGIDARPGVKVESLVTDENGRARLTLAGGETVVADKALVAIGRFAATIVPGLAECGAMFADDNPNRAWLRTDDTLQTAPGIYAVGDCNGRVLLAHAASSQGVYAARHAAGLEPGPYAPGPIPGCYYGSPEIMRVGAIAAPGDTISEAPFVANPIAQAHADTAGFARVVWKDGQVAGITAVGHGASTMGTLATVMVAQAWTREQAEALVFPHPGLDETLKAALLGEMKVKA
- a CDS encoding L-2-amino-thiazoline-4-carboxylic acid hydrolase → MLHHPFASHAQEAAGLSRRAVLKAGLVGACTLLTPCAAWAATKKEHPADPKAAPRTPPGPAPATPEPGYYMANKAKFIADFKGVCGGAEKWMAARIPAPTAKAAADDALRRFELLLPTLPDLGGTANRNQPFITMAGWLTALCQAMREKGMTAKDSGRLLYDLYAADWASVPPAKAQAMGAALFTPAAQESIKLWAETTQKRLLPGDWVVRYVAPDKTFDVGYDYLECGACKYFKAQGVAEVAPYYCLNDFLASRAQGTGLSRQHTIAQGDPLCDFRYKRGRPVTQDWNTETPKFKLS